Part of the Mycolicibacterium mageritense genome is shown below.
GCCGCAAACCCAAGGTGGCGATGATCGCCACGCATTACCAGATCGATTTCTCCGAGCACTATCTCGCCGACTACATGGCGACCAGGGGCATCGGCTTCCTGGGCTGGAACACGCGGTTCCGCGGCTTCGAGAGCAGCTTCCTGCTCGACCACGCCCTTGTCGACATCGGCGTCGGCGTGCGCTGGCTGCGCGAAACGCAGCACATCGAAACCGTTGTCCTGCTGGGTAACTCCGGTGGCGGTTCGTTGATGGCGGCATACCAGGCCCAGAGCACCCACCAGCACGTCACGCCGCTGGAAGGCATGCGTCCGGCCGCGGGCCTCACCGAGCTGCCGAGCGCCGACGGATACATCGCGAGCGCTGCACATCCCGGGCGGCCCGACGTGCTGACCGCCTGGATGGACGCCGCCGTGGTCGACGAGAACGACGCCGTCGCGACCGATCCGGACCTCGACCTGTTCGACGACCGCAACGGCCCACCGTTCTCGGCGGATTTCGTCGCGCGCTACCGCGCCGCCCAGGTCGCGCGCAACCACGCAATCACCGATTGGGCCGAGCAGGAGCTCAAACACATTCAGGCGGCGGGCTATTCGGACCGCCCGTTCACCGTGATGCGCACCTGGGCCGATCCCCGCATGGTCGACCCCACGATCGAACCGACCCGGCGCCAGCCCAACCTCTGCTACGCCGGGGTTCCGGTCAAGGCCAACCGGTCGGCCCGCGGCAT
Proteins encoded:
- a CDS encoding alpha/beta hydrolase, with the translated sequence MSRTAGASAAAGVAREFVGVESPTARRAGAGGYPCQGIYYRGIGRKPKVAMIATHYQIDFSEHYLADYMATRGIGFLGWNTRFRGFESSFLLDHALVDIGVGVRWLRETQHIETVVLLGNSGGGSLMAAYQAQSTHQHVTPLEGMRPAAGLTELPSADGYIASAAHPGRPDVLTAWMDAAVVDENDAVATDPDLDLFDDRNGPPFSADFVARYRAAQVARNHAITDWAEQELKHIQAAGYSDRPFTVMRTWADPRMVDPTIEPTRRQPNLCYAGVPVKANRSARGIAAATTLRNWLGMWSLRHAQTRAEPHLARITCPALVINADQDTGVYPSDAQRIYDALAATDKTRCSIDTDHYFTTPGARSEQADTIARWIAKRWR